The Rhododendron vialii isolate Sample 1 chromosome 8a, ASM3025357v1 genome has a window encoding:
- the LOC131335563 gene encoding ATPase 10, plasma membrane-type-like isoform X5, whose product MAEDLETPLLDPGNFSREGGIDLERLPLEEVFEQLRTSQGGLTSENAEVRLQIFGPNKLEEKTENKILKFLGFMWNPLSWVMEAAAVMAIVLANGGGQGPDWQDFIGIVCLLLINSTISFIEENNAGNAAASLMARLAPKTKSALTGESLPVTKRTGDEVFSGSTCKHGEIEAVVIATGVHSFFGKAAHLVDSTEVVGHFQQVLTSIGNFCICSIAVGMLLEIIVMYPIQNRSYRDGINNLLVLLIGGIPIAMPTVLSVTLAIGSHRLSQQGAITKRMTAIEEMAGMDVLCSDKTGTLTLNRLTVDRNLIEVFHKDMDKDMVVLLAARASRLENQDAIDTAIVSMLADPKEARANISEVHFRPFNPVDKRTAITYIDSDGNWYRASKGSPEQILNLCEEKEQIAGKVHAIIDKFAERGLRSLGVAIQEVPEKSKESPGGPWKFCGLLPLFDPPRHDSAETIRKALHLGVCVKMITGDQLAIAKETGRRLGMGTNMYPSSSLLGRERDGIEALPVDELIEKADGFAGVFPEHKYEIVKILQQKKHVVGMTGDGVNDAPALKKADIGIAVADATDAARSASDIVLTEPGLNVIISAVLTSRAIFQRMKNYTIYAVSITIRIVLGFTLLALIWEYDFPPFMVLIIAILNDGNVRMWLDFAFSYLCAGYVSLGSVSGTIMTISQDRVKPSPGPDSWKLDEIFATGVVIGTYLALVTVLFYWVVEGTSFFEDHFHARSLSGNSEEISSAIYLQVSIISQALIFVTRSQSWSFMERPGTLLMCAFVLAQLVATLIAVYAEISFASISGIGWGWAGIIWLYSLIFYIPLDVIKFAVRYAWSGAAWNLVFDRKTAFTSKHDYGKDDREAKWVLSQRTIQGLMSGELEISRTSSLIAEQARRRAEIARLRESHTLRGHVESVARLKNLDSRIIQGPYTV is encoded by the exons ATGGCTGAAGATCTTGAGACGCCACTGCtggatcctgggaatttcagtAGGGAAGGAGGGATTGATCTG GAACGCTTACCATTGGAAGAAGTTTTCGAACAATTGAGAACATCCCAAGGAGGCCTAACCTCTGAAAATGCAGAGGTTCGATTGCAAATATTTGGCCCAAACAAGCTTGAAGAAAAGACA GagaacaaaattttaaagtttctCGGTTTCATGTGGAATCCTTTGTCATGGGTCATGGAAGCAGCAGCAGTGATGGCAATTGTCCTTGCTAATGGAGGA GGGCAAGGTCCTGACTGGCAAGACTTCATAGGGATTGTTTGCCTGCTTCTAATAAATTCAACGATTAGCTTCATTGAGGAAAACAATGCTGGTAATGCAGCGGCATCCCTTATGGCACGTTTAGCTCCAAAAACAAAG TCAGCTCTTACTGGAGAATCACTGCCTGTCACCAAGAGGACCGGCGATGAAGTTTTTTCTGGTTCGACATGTAAGCATGGAGAGATTGAAGCTGTAGTGATAGCAACTGGAGTTCACTCTTTCTTTGGAAAAGCTGCACATCTAGTTGATTCAACAGAAGTAGTTGGTCACTTCCAACAG GTTCTTACTTCCATTGGGAATTTCTGCATTTGCTCTATAGCTGTGGGGATGCTTCTGGAAATCATTGTCATGTACCCTATACAGAATCGTTCATACAGAGATGGAATCAACAACCTTCTTGTGCTATTGATTGGAGGAATACCCATAGCCATGCCAACAGTATTGTCTGTCACACTTGCAATCGGTTCACATCGACTCTCTCAGCAG GGCGCCATTACAAAGAGGATGACAGCAATTGAAGAAATGGCTGGAATGGATGTCCTCTGCAGTGATAAAACTGGAACACTGACACTGAACCGCCTCACCGTTGATCGAAACCTTATTGAG GTTTTTCATAAAGATATGGACAAAGACATGGTTGTCTTGCTTGCTGCCAGAGCATCAAGGCTGGAGAATCAGGATGCCATTGATACAGCCATCGTTAGCATGCTTGCTGATCCAAAGGAG GCACGCGCAAACATCTCAGAAGTACATTTCAGGCCTTTCAATCCTGTGGACAAACGCACGGCCATTACCTACATTGATTCTGATGGCAACTGGTATCGGGCTAGCAAAGGATCTCCTGAACAG ATTCTAAACCTCTGTGAAGAGAAGGAACAAATTGCTGGAAAAGTGCATGCCATTATTGACAAGTTCGCTGAACGTGGCTTGCGGTCTCTTGGAGTTGCTATTCAG GAAGTTCCAGAAAAATCAAAGGAGAGTCCTGGTGGTCCATGGAAATTTTGTGGCTTGTTGCCTTTGTTTGATCCTCCAAGGCATGATAGTGCAGAGACCATTCGAAAAGCACTTCACCTTGGGGTTTGTGTTAAGATGATTACAG GTGATCAGTTGGCAATTGCAAAGGAGACAGGTCGACGACTTGGCATGGGAACTAATATGTACCCCTCCTCATCGTTGTTGGGCCGTGAAAGGGATGGAATTGAAGCCCTTCCGGTGGATGAGCTCATCGAAAAGGCAGATGGCTTTGCGGGTGTATTTCCTG AACATAAATACGAGATTGTGAAGATTCTGCAACAAAAGAAGCATGTTGTTGGAATGACTGGAGATGGTGTGAATGATGCACCTGCTTTAAAGAAAGCAGATATTGGAATAGCAGTTGCAGATGCTACAGACGCAGCAAGGAGTGCTTCTGATATTGTATTGACAGAGCCAGGCTTAAACGTGATTATCAGTGCTGTTTTAACTAGCCGAGCTATATTCCAAAGAATGAAGAACTATACA ATATATGCTGTCTCCATAACAATTCGGATTGTG CTTGGTTTTACGCTCCTGGCATTGATATGGGAATACGACTTCCCACCTTTCATGGTTTTGATAATAGCAATATTGAATGATGGTAATGTTCGAATGTGGTTAGACTTTGCGTTTTCCTATCTCTGTGCTGGTTACGTTTCTTTGGGATCTGTATCAG GGACCATAATGACTATTTCCCAAGACAGAGTAAAGCCATCTCCTGGACCTGACAGTTGGAAGCTTGATGAAATATTTGCAACTGGCGTTGTCATTGGCACTTATCTTGCTTTAGTTACTGTTTTGTTTTACTGGGTTGTAGAAGGCACTTCTTTCTTTGAG GACCATTTTCATGCAAGGTCCTTATCCGGAAATTCTGAAGAAATTTCTTCTGCTATATATTTGCAAGTCAGCATTATCAGCCAAGCTCTTATATTTGTTACTCGAAGTCAAAGTTGGTCATTCATGGAGAGGCCTGGGACTCTCCTGATGTGTGCATTTGTGTTGGCTCAACTG GTCGCTACCTTGATTGCAGTCTATGCAGAGATAAGCTTTGCTTCAATTAGTGGCATTGGATGGGGATGGGCAGGTATTATATGGTTATATAGTTTGATTTTCTACATTCCCCTCGACGTAATCAAGTTTGCAGTTCGCTATGCTTGGAGTGGAGCGGCTTGGAATCTAGTGTTTGATAGGAAG ACGGCTTTCACATCTAAACATGATTACGGAAAGGACGATAGAGAGGCTAAGTGGGTACTTTCTCAAAGAACAATCCAAGGACTGATGTCTGGAGAGTTGGAAATCAGTAGGACATCTTCTCTGATTGCTGAACAGGCCAGGCGTCGTGCTGAAATAGCCAG GCTACGAGAATCGCACACTTTGAGAGGACATGTAGAGTCAGTGGCAAGGCTTAAAAATTTGGACTCTCGAATAATTCAGGGGCCTTATACGGTCTAA
- the LOC131335563 gene encoding ATPase 10, plasma membrane-type-like isoform X6, with amino-acid sequence MAEDLETPLLDPGNFSREGGIDLERLPLEEVFEQLRTSQGGLTSENAEVRLQIFGPNKLEEKTENKILKFLGFMWNPLSWVMEAAAVMAIVLANGGGQGPDWQDFIGIVCLLLINSTISFIEENNAGNAAASLMARLAPKTKVLRDGRWQEQDAAVLVPGDIISIKLGDIIPADARLLEGDSLRIDQAIYFSDELINALHIFFLSALTGESLPVTKRTGDEVFSGSTCKHGEIEAVVIATGVHSFFGKAAHLVDSTEVVGHFQQVLTSIGNFCICSIAVGMLLEIIVMYPIQNRSYRDGINNLLVLLIGGIPIAMPTVLSVTLAIGSHRLSQQGAITKRMTAIEEMAGMDVLCSDKTGTLTLNRLTVDRNLIEILNLCEEKEQIAGKVHAIIDKFAERGLRSLGVAIQEVPEKSKESPGGPWKFCGLLPLFDPPRHDSAETIRKALHLGVCVKMITGDQLAIAKETGRRLGMGTNMYPSSSLLGRERDGIEALPVDELIEKADGFAGVFPEHKYEIVKILQQKKHVVGMTGDGVNDAPALKKADIGIAVADATDAARSASDIVLTEPGLNVIISAVLTSRAIFQRMKNYTIYAVSITIRIVLGFTLLALIWEYDFPPFMVLIIAILNDGNVRMWLDFAFSYLCAGYVSLGSVSGTIMTISQDRVKPSPGPDSWKLDEIFATGVVIGTYLALVTVLFYWVVEGTSFFEDHFHARSLSGNSEEISSAIYLQVSIISQALIFVTRSQSWSFMERPGTLLMCAFVLAQLVATLIAVYAEISFASISGIGWGWAGIIWLYSLIFYIPLDVIKFAVRYAWSGAAWNLVFDRKTAFTSKHDYGKDDREAKWVLSQRTIQGLMSGELEISRTSSLIAEQARRRAEIARLRESHTLRGHVESVARLKNLDSRIIQGPYTV; translated from the exons ATGGCTGAAGATCTTGAGACGCCACTGCtggatcctgggaatttcagtAGGGAAGGAGGGATTGATCTG GAACGCTTACCATTGGAAGAAGTTTTCGAACAATTGAGAACATCCCAAGGAGGCCTAACCTCTGAAAATGCAGAGGTTCGATTGCAAATATTTGGCCCAAACAAGCTTGAAGAAAAGACA GagaacaaaattttaaagtttctCGGTTTCATGTGGAATCCTTTGTCATGGGTCATGGAAGCAGCAGCAGTGATGGCAATTGTCCTTGCTAATGGAGGA GGGCAAGGTCCTGACTGGCAAGACTTCATAGGGATTGTTTGCCTGCTTCTAATAAATTCAACGATTAGCTTCATTGAGGAAAACAATGCTGGTAATGCAGCGGCATCCCTTATGGCACGTTTAGCTCCAAAAACAAAG GTCCTTAGAGATGGCCGTTGGCAAGAGCAAGATGCAGCTGTTTTAGTACCTGGAGATATTATCAGCATAAAGCTAGGAGATATCATACCTGCAGATGCTCGTCTGCTTGAGGGAGATTCACTGAGAATTGACCAGGCAATATACTTTTCTGATGAACTAATTAATGCGctacatattttctttttg TCAGCTCTTACTGGAGAATCACTGCCTGTCACCAAGAGGACCGGCGATGAAGTTTTTTCTGGTTCGACATGTAAGCATGGAGAGATTGAAGCTGTAGTGATAGCAACTGGAGTTCACTCTTTCTTTGGAAAAGCTGCACATCTAGTTGATTCAACAGAAGTAGTTGGTCACTTCCAACAG GTTCTTACTTCCATTGGGAATTTCTGCATTTGCTCTATAGCTGTGGGGATGCTTCTGGAAATCATTGTCATGTACCCTATACAGAATCGTTCATACAGAGATGGAATCAACAACCTTCTTGTGCTATTGATTGGAGGAATACCCATAGCCATGCCAACAGTATTGTCTGTCACACTTGCAATCGGTTCACATCGACTCTCTCAGCAG GGCGCCATTACAAAGAGGATGACAGCAATTGAAGAAATGGCTGGAATGGATGTCCTCTGCAGTGATAAAACTGGAACACTGACACTGAACCGCCTCACCGTTGATCGAAACCTTATTGAG ATTCTAAACCTCTGTGAAGAGAAGGAACAAATTGCTGGAAAAGTGCATGCCATTATTGACAAGTTCGCTGAACGTGGCTTGCGGTCTCTTGGAGTTGCTATTCAG GAAGTTCCAGAAAAATCAAAGGAGAGTCCTGGTGGTCCATGGAAATTTTGTGGCTTGTTGCCTTTGTTTGATCCTCCAAGGCATGATAGTGCAGAGACCATTCGAAAAGCACTTCACCTTGGGGTTTGTGTTAAGATGATTACAG GTGATCAGTTGGCAATTGCAAAGGAGACAGGTCGACGACTTGGCATGGGAACTAATATGTACCCCTCCTCATCGTTGTTGGGCCGTGAAAGGGATGGAATTGAAGCCCTTCCGGTGGATGAGCTCATCGAAAAGGCAGATGGCTTTGCGGGTGTATTTCCTG AACATAAATACGAGATTGTGAAGATTCTGCAACAAAAGAAGCATGTTGTTGGAATGACTGGAGATGGTGTGAATGATGCACCTGCTTTAAAGAAAGCAGATATTGGAATAGCAGTTGCAGATGCTACAGACGCAGCAAGGAGTGCTTCTGATATTGTATTGACAGAGCCAGGCTTAAACGTGATTATCAGTGCTGTTTTAACTAGCCGAGCTATATTCCAAAGAATGAAGAACTATACA ATATATGCTGTCTCCATAACAATTCGGATTGTG CTTGGTTTTACGCTCCTGGCATTGATATGGGAATACGACTTCCCACCTTTCATGGTTTTGATAATAGCAATATTGAATGATGGTAATGTTCGAATGTGGTTAGACTTTGCGTTTTCCTATCTCTGTGCTGGTTACGTTTCTTTGGGATCTGTATCAG GGACCATAATGACTATTTCCCAAGACAGAGTAAAGCCATCTCCTGGACCTGACAGTTGGAAGCTTGATGAAATATTTGCAACTGGCGTTGTCATTGGCACTTATCTTGCTTTAGTTACTGTTTTGTTTTACTGGGTTGTAGAAGGCACTTCTTTCTTTGAG GACCATTTTCATGCAAGGTCCTTATCCGGAAATTCTGAAGAAATTTCTTCTGCTATATATTTGCAAGTCAGCATTATCAGCCAAGCTCTTATATTTGTTACTCGAAGTCAAAGTTGGTCATTCATGGAGAGGCCTGGGACTCTCCTGATGTGTGCATTTGTGTTGGCTCAACTG GTCGCTACCTTGATTGCAGTCTATGCAGAGATAAGCTTTGCTTCAATTAGTGGCATTGGATGGGGATGGGCAGGTATTATATGGTTATATAGTTTGATTTTCTACATTCCCCTCGACGTAATCAAGTTTGCAGTTCGCTATGCTTGGAGTGGAGCGGCTTGGAATCTAGTGTTTGATAGGAAG ACGGCTTTCACATCTAAACATGATTACGGAAAGGACGATAGAGAGGCTAAGTGGGTACTTTCTCAAAGAACAATCCAAGGACTGATGTCTGGAGAGTTGGAAATCAGTAGGACATCTTCTCTGATTGCTGAACAGGCCAGGCGTCGTGCTGAAATAGCCAG GCTACGAGAATCGCACACTTTGAGAGGACATGTAGAGTCAGTGGCAAGGCTTAAAAATTTGGACTCTCGAATAATTCAGGGGCCTTATACGGTCTAA
- the LOC131335563 gene encoding ATPase 10, plasma membrane-type-like isoform X3 translates to MAEDLETPLLDPGNFSREGGIDLERLPLEEVFEQLRTSQGGLTSENAEVRLQIFGPNKLEEKTENKILKFLGFMWNPLSWVMEAAAVMAIVLANGGGQGPDWQDFIGIVCLLLINSTISFIEENNAGNAAASLMARLAPKTKVLRDGRWQEQDAAVLVPGDIISIKLGDIIPADARLLEGDSLRIDQAIYFSDELINALHIFFLSALTGESLPVTKRTGDEVFSGSTCKHGEIEAVVIATGVHSFFGKAAHLVDSTEVVGHFQQVLTSIGNFCICSIAVGMLLEIIVMYPIQNRSYRDGINNLLVLLIGGIPIAMPTVLSVTLAIGSHRLSQQGAITKRMTAIEEMAGMDVLCSDKTGTLTLNRLTVDRNLIEVFHKDMDKDMVVLLAARASRLENQDAIDTAIVSMLADPKEILNLCEEKEQIAGKVHAIIDKFAERGLRSLGVAIQEVPEKSKESPGGPWKFCGLLPLFDPPRHDSAETIRKALHLGVCVKMITGDQLAIAKETGRRLGMGTNMYPSSSLLGRERDGIEALPVDELIEKADGFAGVFPEHKYEIVKILQQKKHVVGMTGDGVNDAPALKKADIGIAVADATDAARSASDIVLTEPGLNVIISAVLTSRAIFQRMKNYTIYAVSITIRIVLGFTLLALIWEYDFPPFMVLIIAILNDGNVRMWLDFAFSYLCAGYVSLGSVSGTIMTISQDRVKPSPGPDSWKLDEIFATGVVIGTYLALVTVLFYWVVEGTSFFEDHFHARSLSGNSEEISSAIYLQVSIISQALIFVTRSQSWSFMERPGTLLMCAFVLAQLVATLIAVYAEISFASISGIGWGWAGIIWLYSLIFYIPLDVIKFAVRYAWSGAAWNLVFDRKTAFTSKHDYGKDDREAKWVLSQRTIQGLMSGELEISRTSSLIAEQARRRAEIARLRESHTLRGHVESVARLKNLDSRIIQGPYTV, encoded by the exons ATGGCTGAAGATCTTGAGACGCCACTGCtggatcctgggaatttcagtAGGGAAGGAGGGATTGATCTG GAACGCTTACCATTGGAAGAAGTTTTCGAACAATTGAGAACATCCCAAGGAGGCCTAACCTCTGAAAATGCAGAGGTTCGATTGCAAATATTTGGCCCAAACAAGCTTGAAGAAAAGACA GagaacaaaattttaaagtttctCGGTTTCATGTGGAATCCTTTGTCATGGGTCATGGAAGCAGCAGCAGTGATGGCAATTGTCCTTGCTAATGGAGGA GGGCAAGGTCCTGACTGGCAAGACTTCATAGGGATTGTTTGCCTGCTTCTAATAAATTCAACGATTAGCTTCATTGAGGAAAACAATGCTGGTAATGCAGCGGCATCCCTTATGGCACGTTTAGCTCCAAAAACAAAG GTCCTTAGAGATGGCCGTTGGCAAGAGCAAGATGCAGCTGTTTTAGTACCTGGAGATATTATCAGCATAAAGCTAGGAGATATCATACCTGCAGATGCTCGTCTGCTTGAGGGAGATTCACTGAGAATTGACCAGGCAATATACTTTTCTGATGAACTAATTAATGCGctacatattttctttttg TCAGCTCTTACTGGAGAATCACTGCCTGTCACCAAGAGGACCGGCGATGAAGTTTTTTCTGGTTCGACATGTAAGCATGGAGAGATTGAAGCTGTAGTGATAGCAACTGGAGTTCACTCTTTCTTTGGAAAAGCTGCACATCTAGTTGATTCAACAGAAGTAGTTGGTCACTTCCAACAG GTTCTTACTTCCATTGGGAATTTCTGCATTTGCTCTATAGCTGTGGGGATGCTTCTGGAAATCATTGTCATGTACCCTATACAGAATCGTTCATACAGAGATGGAATCAACAACCTTCTTGTGCTATTGATTGGAGGAATACCCATAGCCATGCCAACAGTATTGTCTGTCACACTTGCAATCGGTTCACATCGACTCTCTCAGCAG GGCGCCATTACAAAGAGGATGACAGCAATTGAAGAAATGGCTGGAATGGATGTCCTCTGCAGTGATAAAACTGGAACACTGACACTGAACCGCCTCACCGTTGATCGAAACCTTATTGAG GTTTTTCATAAAGATATGGACAAAGACATGGTTGTCTTGCTTGCTGCCAGAGCATCAAGGCTGGAGAATCAGGATGCCATTGATACAGCCATCGTTAGCATGCTTGCTGATCCAAAGGAG ATTCTAAACCTCTGTGAAGAGAAGGAACAAATTGCTGGAAAAGTGCATGCCATTATTGACAAGTTCGCTGAACGTGGCTTGCGGTCTCTTGGAGTTGCTATTCAG GAAGTTCCAGAAAAATCAAAGGAGAGTCCTGGTGGTCCATGGAAATTTTGTGGCTTGTTGCCTTTGTTTGATCCTCCAAGGCATGATAGTGCAGAGACCATTCGAAAAGCACTTCACCTTGGGGTTTGTGTTAAGATGATTACAG GTGATCAGTTGGCAATTGCAAAGGAGACAGGTCGACGACTTGGCATGGGAACTAATATGTACCCCTCCTCATCGTTGTTGGGCCGTGAAAGGGATGGAATTGAAGCCCTTCCGGTGGATGAGCTCATCGAAAAGGCAGATGGCTTTGCGGGTGTATTTCCTG AACATAAATACGAGATTGTGAAGATTCTGCAACAAAAGAAGCATGTTGTTGGAATGACTGGAGATGGTGTGAATGATGCACCTGCTTTAAAGAAAGCAGATATTGGAATAGCAGTTGCAGATGCTACAGACGCAGCAAGGAGTGCTTCTGATATTGTATTGACAGAGCCAGGCTTAAACGTGATTATCAGTGCTGTTTTAACTAGCCGAGCTATATTCCAAAGAATGAAGAACTATACA ATATATGCTGTCTCCATAACAATTCGGATTGTG CTTGGTTTTACGCTCCTGGCATTGATATGGGAATACGACTTCCCACCTTTCATGGTTTTGATAATAGCAATATTGAATGATGGTAATGTTCGAATGTGGTTAGACTTTGCGTTTTCCTATCTCTGTGCTGGTTACGTTTCTTTGGGATCTGTATCAG GGACCATAATGACTATTTCCCAAGACAGAGTAAAGCCATCTCCTGGACCTGACAGTTGGAAGCTTGATGAAATATTTGCAACTGGCGTTGTCATTGGCACTTATCTTGCTTTAGTTACTGTTTTGTTTTACTGGGTTGTAGAAGGCACTTCTTTCTTTGAG GACCATTTTCATGCAAGGTCCTTATCCGGAAATTCTGAAGAAATTTCTTCTGCTATATATTTGCAAGTCAGCATTATCAGCCAAGCTCTTATATTTGTTACTCGAAGTCAAAGTTGGTCATTCATGGAGAGGCCTGGGACTCTCCTGATGTGTGCATTTGTGTTGGCTCAACTG GTCGCTACCTTGATTGCAGTCTATGCAGAGATAAGCTTTGCTTCAATTAGTGGCATTGGATGGGGATGGGCAGGTATTATATGGTTATATAGTTTGATTTTCTACATTCCCCTCGACGTAATCAAGTTTGCAGTTCGCTATGCTTGGAGTGGAGCGGCTTGGAATCTAGTGTTTGATAGGAAG ACGGCTTTCACATCTAAACATGATTACGGAAAGGACGATAGAGAGGCTAAGTGGGTACTTTCTCAAAGAACAATCCAAGGACTGATGTCTGGAGAGTTGGAAATCAGTAGGACATCTTCTCTGATTGCTGAACAGGCCAGGCGTCGTGCTGAAATAGCCAG GCTACGAGAATCGCACACTTTGAGAGGACATGTAGAGTCAGTGGCAAGGCTTAAAAATTTGGACTCTCGAATAATTCAGGGGCCTTATACGGTCTAA